The Cellulophaga sp. RHA19 genome includes the window GGTCTAGGTATAGCAACACCTTGCTCTTCCCAGTTAAACCCATCTAAGCTGGTAGCATACCAAATTTCAGATAAATCCCAATCTGCAGAAGGTATTGTTTCTGTAGCTTGTTTAGCTCCTTTAGGAGGTGTTTCGGTTTTTCTGTGTGTATACCAAACATAGTATTTTCCGTTTTCAAAAATAATTTTAGACGGATCTCTACGGCTAACTGTACCGTCATCATTACTATAATCTAAACCTTCTACTTTAGTATATTTAAACTGAGTATACAGCTCATTATCCTCTGGTCTTGGCGCTAAGTAATTATCGTAATTACGTTGCATAGCAGTGCTTAACGGTTGTTTAGGTTTTTCCTTAGGTAATATAAAAGGAAAATTTTGCGCACATACGGTATTTACTGTTATAAGTATGTAGCCTATAATTAATAGTGTACTATAGTTTTTCATATTTAAAGCTATTCTATTATTAAAGATTCGTTTCTGTAATCCTTATTTGTAAGCTTAAAACTAACATTGGTTGTTTTTAACTCACTAATATGTCTGGCATATAAACCATAGGCAGGTAAAACATTAAAGAAGTTGAATTCCGGATATCTTTTTTCATCTTCTGGTACCTCTATTAATTTATCTTCTTTAGAACCACCGCCAGGTAAGTTAATTGAAATGTTTTGTAGTTGTAAAGATGTTATTTTATGATTTGGAGTACCCGTTATAAAAATTCCAGAAGGCGGTGACACTCTAGATTGTTTTAAATTTCTACTAGTTGCATTTATATTAGAAATAAGAATATCTTTAATAGAACCCACAGTTCTTTTTTTAGCGTATCTATATGTATTTAGGCGCTCACCTAAACGCATAAAAATTGGCATATCTACATTGGTCATTTTTATACTGTCTATAATTATATTATATATGTTGGCACCATCTACGCTAAGTATTTTTATACCACCACCTTTAGTATCATATATTTTACAATTGCTAATAGCTATATTGTAAAAATCTCCCATAGATTCTGTGCCAAATTTTATTGCTCCCCAATCACTCTTTAAAGTACAATTACTTACTTTAACATTGTGTGTAGGTAACGTGCTTGTTGCTTTAATACAAATGGCATCGTCACCAGAATTTATAGTGCAATTTTTTATTTCAACACTGTTACTAGAGTCTAAATCTATACCATCATTATTTTTATTAGCGTGATTATAAATATTTATATGGTCTACTGTTATGTTTTCTGATTGATAAAAATGGCAAGCCCAAGCAGCAGCTTGCTTTAGGTAAATATCTTTTAATGTAATTTGGGACGATCTTACGAACCGTAGTAAAAATGGACGATTAGTTCCAAATTTTACATCTATAATGCCAAGTTCTTTCTTTTTTAAAGCTAAGTTTTTAGCTAAAAAAGAAGCGCCATTGCCGTCTATAATTCCGCTACCTGTAATACCAATATTTGTAGCATCTACTGCACCAATTAAGCAAGTTCCTCTTTCTTGGCCAACGGCATCTGTAAATGTATCTATGCTTTTATAGTCTAAAGGGTTGTTGCTACCAATTAACTTTGCGTTTTTGCTAATGTTAAGAATTACGTTATTTTTTAAAATAATTGTACCACTAATAAAAACGCCGTTAGCAATATGTACAATTCCGCCTCCTTTTTTTGAGCATTTATCTATAGCCTTTTGTAGTGCTTTTGTATTTACAGTTATACTATCTCCTTTTGCTCCAAATTTTGTAACATCGTAAACTTTGGTTTGTGCCGTAACCGAAAAAGTAAGTGCAGTAATACTAACAGTTAGTACTATTTTTATAGTATGTAATAGTAGTTTATACATATTATTTAGTGTCTATTAATTTCCAAGTTCTTACCCAGTTGTAGGTAGTAGTTCTTTCTTCTTTAGAACCGTTCATTCCTCCATCTTCAGGAACCGGATTCCAGTCATACGTTTCTACAACCATTCTTAAATACATATCTATATTAAAATCTGCTGCAGGCTTTACTTTAGAGACAAAATTACCATCTATAAAAAATAAAATTTCATCTTTAGATTTCCACCACACTCCGTATACATGAAAATCATCATATGTTTTGCCGTTAATACTACCTTTAGATTTTACAGAGCCTTTTACAAAGTTACAACCTTCCGGTATGTTTCTACTATGTGTGTTAGAGTTCATTGCTTCATCAAAATGTTTCATCCATTCTGCTTTGTTTATAATTTGACCCACAGTTTCTTGTATGTCTAGTTCTGTAACCCTTTTATCACAACCATTTTGTTCTCTAGATTCATTTATCAACCAAAAAGTAGAAGACATAAAGGTTTTGTTGGCTTTCATTTTACATTCGTAAAAGCCGTATTTCATTGCGTTTCTAGAACCAACATAACCACCGCCATGGGTGTATACTTTACCATTTTTAGTAACGGGCTTATCTAACATAGTGGTTGTAATTTGTAAGCTACCATCTTTAACCTTAATATTATCGGCTAAAAATAATCCTGGAGCACGGCCAATCCATCCTTGACCAGATATTTGCCATTTACTCTCATTTACTTTTTTGCCGTTAAATTCATCAGACATGTTTTTTACCAATTTCCATTTTTTATGGTTAGGTTTGGGATCTTGTCCTTCTTTAAAAAACGGAGTTTTTTGAGCAAAAGATTGCCCAACACAAATAAAAATTAGTAGTAATGTAATTTTTTTAGTTACACGTAAAATAGATTTCATTTAAGTTAGTTTAAGGTTTTATTTTTGGTTTAAGCACTTGTTTTTTGAATATATTACAGATAGTTCTGTAGGGGCACTAAGTCCTAAGTTAATTGTCTTTGATAGTTTGTTTTTTTCGGTTTAAAAAAATAGAATTGCTATTAAAATGTAGAACATCATTTAAAACAACAGCAGGTCTTTTATCATCTAAAACAGTATGTAAATAAAAGTTGTTTATAAACAAACCATTAATATGTCTGGCATAAATACCAGAAGCAGGTAATGTGCCAACTAGACTAAATTCTGGCCACCAATTGCCTAAGGTTTCTAAAGTATACTCTTTAATATCTGTTCTATTAGCGTCTGTTTTATTTCCACCACCAGAAACTGTCATTTGTATATTGTTTAACTGTATGTCTGTAATGTAATTTTTAGGCATACCAGTTAAAAAAATAGCAGAGTTTTTATCTACATCTTTATTATCGATAATAAAATTATTGAAAGAGAAAGAATGCATAGCCTTCATAGGAAGCATTTTCATAGGAGTATCTGTACCAGCTCTTTGTTGGCAGAAAGTCATAAAAATAGGTCTAGGAACGTTTTTCATGACAATGTTAGAAAAAATCATGTTTTTCATTTCACCACCCTCATTCATTTGTATTTTTAGTCCAGAATCTTGTATGTCATGAAACGTACAATTGCTTACAGTAACGGACTCAAAATCTCCTCTAGAAGCTAACCCAATGCGCATAGCTGCCCATTTACTAGTAAATACGCAATTGTTAATTACAATGTCTTTACAAGGTTTATCTGGTCTAGATGTTTGCAAACAAATAGAGTCATCACTAGTATTAAAAGAAGAATTAGAAACACGTACGTTGGTACAACCATCAAAATCTAAACCATCTCCGTTGTGGTTAACTCTACTTGTAATTTTAATACCGTCTACAACAATTTCATTACAATATAACCAAGCAGAAGTCCAAGAAGCAGAGTTTATAAGCGTTACATCTTTAATTTTAATATTATTACAATTAAGAAAGCGTAACATCATAGGTCTACCGCCTTTTTCTTTTGTAAAATTGTTAGGAAAACCGTTGCCATTAATTGTTCCATTACCTTCTATAGAAAAAGAGTTTATTCCATCAGCAAAAATTAAACACCTGTCCATATGAGGTTCATTCTTATAAGTATTTTTGTGGGTATCTGTTGTATAGTCTTTGTAATCTGGACTGCCTAAAAGTACAGCGCCATTTTGCAGATAAAGTGTTACATTATCTTTTAAATATATAGTGCCAATAAGTACTGTTTTACCAGCAGGAATTATAACTTTTCCGCCACCTTGTTTAGAGCATAAATCAATAGCTTTTTGTACGGCTTTTGTATCTAAGGTTGTGCCATTGGCTTTTGCTCCATAATTCATAACATTATACTCGTTAGCATATATAGATAAACTAAAACCAAGATAAAAAAGAAGGAAAAGGTGTTTCATTTTTTATTTTATTTTTCTGAAATAAAAGTATCAAATCAGAGGAGAAATAAGGGGAAGAGACTACTATAATACTACCATAAATGGTTTTGGTTGTTTTAAAATAGTTTAAATAGGTAGTATGGTAAATTGTCTAGTTGTTTATATGTTGTAGTAGTAAAAACATATGTGTTGTTAAAGGGTAATTAACTTGTATAGATTTGAAAAAAACTTAATCTTACTCTTTATGAAAACTAACATTTTATTATTAGTGTCTATTTTAATTGTTTCTACGGGATGTAGTCAGAATAAGAAAAATAGAGATTATTTTTTTGAAAAAATTAAGACAGAAAAGATAAACTCAGATTCGTTAATCACATGGAATAACTTTGGACCAGGAATGTCTGGTTATAACGAGGAGTTTTGGATACACCCAACAGATACCAATACTATGTTTATGGCACCAGATATGCACGTAAGTTATGGTACGTGGAATGCAGGAAAATCTTGGCATACAATTAAAGATTCTGATGGTAATGGGTTAGATATGGAACGTGTACATGATATTGTTTTCTCTAGACAAAACCCAAATTTTGGAGTAGCAATAGAGCGTGCCGGTGGAGTTTATATTTCTAATGACAGAGGTAAAAGTTGGAAAATAATTTATACTATTCCGCGTACAAACAGTAAGCATGTTAGTAATGCACATACAAAAATTGCTATTAATCCTAATAATGATAATGAATGGCTAATTGGAGCGGGAGACTTTTGGAATGTAAAAGAAAACCATAGAAGTTTAAAAAATCCGCACGGAAAAATTAGCTCTAGGGCAAGTTATGGCTATGTTTTAAAAACTAAAGACGGGGGAAAATCTTGGTCTAAAATAGCAACAAACATTAATAAAGATTTAGATGTAGCCCGTATTATATATAACCCTAAAAACACAAAAAATATTTTTATTGCCACCAATTATGGAGTTTATATAACTAATGACAGTGGTGCTAACTGGCATTTAAGTGACAAAGGACTACCAAACAACTTACCAAGAGACCTAACATCTTATTACAATACAAAAACAGGAGAGTTTATTTTGTATTTAGTAACACAAACAGAATATAAAAAAGACGGAAAATCTGTAACCTCTAAAGGTGGTGTATATAAAAGTTT containing:
- a CDS encoding glycoside hydrolase family 28 protein, yielding MYKLLLHTIKIVLTVSITALTFSVTAQTKVYDVTKFGAKGDSITVNTKALQKAIDKCSKKGGGIVHIANGVFISGTIILKNNVILNISKNAKLIGSNNPLDYKSIDTFTDAVGQERGTCLIGAVDATNIGITGSGIIDGNGASFLAKNLALKKKELGIIDVKFGTNRPFLLRFVRSSQITLKDIYLKQAAAWACHFYQSENITVDHINIYNHANKNNDGIDLDSSNSVEIKNCTINSGDDAICIKATSTLPTHNVKVSNCTLKSDWGAIKFGTESMGDFYNIAISNCKIYDTKGGGIKILSVDGANIYNIIIDSIKMTNVDMPIFMRLGERLNTYRYAKKRTVGSIKDILISNINATSRNLKQSRVSPPSGIFITGTPNHKITSLQLQNISINLPGGGSKEDKLIEVPEDEKRYPEFNFFNVLPAYGLYARHISELKTTNVSFKLTNKDYRNESLIIE
- a CDS encoding family 16 glycosylhydrolase codes for the protein MKSILRVTKKITLLLIFICVGQSFAQKTPFFKEGQDPKPNHKKWKLVKNMSDEFNGKKVNESKWQISGQGWIGRAPGLFLADNIKVKDGSLQITTTMLDKPVTKNGKVYTHGGGYVGSRNAMKYGFYECKMKANKTFMSSTFWLINESREQNGCDKRVTELDIQETVGQIINKAEWMKHFDEAMNSNTHSRNIPEGCNFVKGSVKSKGSINGKTYDDFHVYGVWWKSKDEILFFIDGNFVSKVKPAADFNIDMYLRMVVETYDWNPVPEDGGMNGSKEERTTTYNWVRTWKLIDTK
- a CDS encoding glycoside hydrolase family 28 protein, producing MKHLFLLFYLGFSLSIYANEYNVMNYGAKANGTTLDTKAVQKAIDLCSKQGGGKVIIPAGKTVLIGTIYLKDNVTLYLQNGAVLLGSPDYKDYTTDTHKNTYKNEPHMDRCLIFADGINSFSIEGNGTINGNGFPNNFTKEKGGRPMMLRFLNCNNIKIKDVTLINSASWTSAWLYCNEIVVDGIKITSRVNHNGDGLDFDGCTNVRVSNSSFNTSDDSICLQTSRPDKPCKDIVINNCVFTSKWAAMRIGLASRGDFESVTVSNCTFHDIQDSGLKIQMNEGGEMKNMIFSNIVMKNVPRPIFMTFCQQRAGTDTPMKMLPMKAMHSFSFNNFIIDNKDVDKNSAIFLTGMPKNYITDIQLNNIQMTVSGGGNKTDANRTDIKEYTLETLGNWWPEFSLVGTLPASGIYARHINGLFINNFYLHTVLDDKRPAVVLNDVLHFNSNSIFLNRKKQTIKDN